A region from the Azospirillum thermophilum genome encodes:
- a CDS encoding NAD(P)-dependent oxidoreductase, with the protein MTAGAEVPRPDLTGRTVGFIGLGLMGKPMARALARAGARLVVSNRSPAAVAELAGEGMIPATGPAAVAGQADDIVLMLSDTVAVETVADALLPVLRPGHLVIDMGTTAVAATRALAGKVRAAGADWLDAPVSGGTVAAEAAGLTIMAGGREESFARALPLFQAMGRRITLVGGSGAGQVAKCANQVIVALTIGAVAEALALARAAGVDPARVRDAIRGGFAESRILELHGGRMVTGDFTPGGRVTTQVKDLRQAEALAGESGIELPTLGLTTELFEMLVERGDGGLDHSALYRLFTAE; encoded by the coding sequence GTGACGGCCGGCGCCGAGGTCCCCCGCCCCGACCTGACGGGGCGGACGGTCGGCTTCATCGGGCTCGGCCTGATGGGCAAGCCGATGGCGCGGGCGCTGGCGCGGGCCGGCGCCCGGCTGGTGGTGAGCAACCGCAGCCCGGCCGCCGTGGCGGAGCTGGCCGGGGAGGGGATGATCCCCGCCACCGGCCCGGCGGCGGTCGCCGGGCAGGCCGACGACATCGTCCTGATGCTGTCGGACACGGTGGCGGTGGAGACGGTGGCCGATGCCCTGCTGCCGGTCCTGCGTCCGGGTCATCTGGTCATCGACATGGGAACCACCGCGGTGGCGGCGACCCGCGCCCTGGCCGGGAAGGTCCGTGCCGCGGGGGCCGACTGGCTCGACGCGCCGGTGTCGGGCGGCACCGTGGCGGCGGAGGCGGCCGGCCTCACCATCATGGCCGGCGGCCGCGAGGAGTCCTTCGCCCGCGCCCTTCCGCTGTTCCAGGCGATGGGCCGCCGCATCACGCTGGTCGGCGGGTCCGGGGCCGGACAGGTCGCCAAATGCGCCAACCAGGTGATCGTCGCCCTGACCATCGGGGCGGTCGCCGAGGCGCTGGCGCTGGCCCGCGCCGCCGGGGTGGACCCGGCCAGGGTGCGCGACGCCATCCGCGGCGGCTTCGCGGAGTCGCGCATCCTGGAACTGCACGGCGGCCGGATGGTCACCGGCGACTTCACGCCCGGCGGCCGGGTCACCACCCAGGTGAAGGACCTGCGGCAGGCCGAGGCGCTCGCCGGCGAGTCCGGCATCGAGCTGCCGACGCTGGGCCTGACGACCGAGCTGTTCGAGATGCTGGTCGAGCGCGGCGACGGCGGCCTCGACCATTCGGCGCTCTACCGGCTGTTCACCGCGGAGTGA